The following proteins come from a genomic window of Rhodohalobacter sp. 614A:
- a CDS encoding murein hydrolase activator EnvC family protein has product MINFKAFLMACLVASVATASAAQAQTSYERMRSEILERQQSTRSQIETLDEQIATYTRRLSQTTEEYDEEYQQFEELNRLISLQRERLRQMNRQQRQIQEEITLIQNNQAELRQRLTALMNEYKESLTYLYKHGRTTELVLLLTSTSINQLMVRTFYLAKFNDYLQGQLNEIEEARLQLEQSKQDLEASSERNEIALQEIQNETDELQGQQDRQQQMVESLKKDIASLESQKKNREEQRKNLEDAMENLIREEERLRRAEASGEVVVRRESSVSESELNSYEAEFREQRGELPWPVNNGTITEKFGERIHPVFGTRTRNLGVDIAVPARSTVRVVNDGYVYGIQPLQGYGEVVFVSHGDYKTAYGNLSEINVRRNQVLRKGDVIGLSGDENSIRGTVLFFLIRDGSQMVDPELWLEGARL; this is encoded by the coding sequence ATGATTAACTTCAAAGCATTTCTGATGGCTTGTCTCGTTGCTTCGGTTGCAACGGCAAGTGCAGCTCAGGCACAAACTTCATACGAGCGTATGCGGTCAGAAATTTTGGAGCGTCAACAATCCACTCGCTCGCAGATTGAAACACTGGATGAGCAAATAGCAACCTACACAAGACGCCTGAGCCAAACCACGGAAGAGTATGATGAAGAGTACCAACAGTTCGAAGAGCTGAACCGACTTATATCCTTGCAGCGTGAACGGCTTCGTCAGATGAATCGCCAGCAACGGCAAATCCAGGAAGAGATCACACTGATTCAAAATAACCAGGCTGAACTCCGCCAAAGGCTAACCGCTTTGATGAATGAATATAAAGAGAGCCTGACCTACCTCTATAAACACGGCCGCACCACAGAACTGGTGCTATTGCTCACCTCCACATCCATAAACCAGTTAATGGTTCGGACATTTTATCTTGCCAAGTTTAATGATTACCTGCAGGGACAGTTGAATGAAATTGAAGAGGCGCGGCTTCAATTGGAGCAATCGAAACAAGATTTAGAAGCATCGAGCGAAAGAAACGAAATTGCACTTCAGGAAATCCAAAATGAGACTGATGAATTGCAGGGACAGCAGGATCGTCAGCAGCAAATGGTTGAGTCGTTGAAGAAAGATATTGCGAGCCTGGAATCGCAAAAGAAGAATCGGGAGGAGCAGCGCAAAAATCTCGAAGATGCCATGGAAAATCTGATACGTGAGGAAGAGCGGCTGCGTCGTGCAGAAGCATCCGGAGAAGTTGTTGTACGCAGAGAATCGTCTGTCAGCGAATCAGAACTAAATTCCTATGAAGCTGAATTCCGGGAGCAACGGGGAGAACTTCCGTGGCCGGTAAATAACGGTACCATTACGGAAAAGTTTGGGGAACGCATTCACCCTGTTTTTGGAACCCGAACGCGAAATCTCGGAGTAGATATTGCTGTACCGGCGCGATCAACTGTAAGAGTGGTTAATGATGGTTATGTATACGGAATTCAACCGTTGCAGGGATACGGTGAGGTAGTCTTTGTCAGCCACGGCGACTATAAAACGGCCTACGGAAATCTCAGTGAAATCAATGTGAGGCGAAACCAGGTGTTAAGAAAAGGAGATGTTATCGGCCTATCGGGAGATGAAAATTCCATTCGAGGTACCGTACTGTTCTTTTTGATCCGAGACGGCAGCCAAATGGTGGATCCGGAACTGTGGCTGGAAGGAGCCAGGCTTTAG
- a CDS encoding DUF4292 domain-containing protein: protein MASNIPTVIANEVKQSPSACQREGIASQARNNDSHTQNFSKSRSFPVLCLLLLVMISCSSSREMIDDEDLNEAEISVSELLEFVPDYRESLQTISGNGRAFVSEPGNSERVALQFLSNRNESLITVRTSVGIEGGQIYVDSDSLLVYNRVDKYAEKVPLNQGKLTSVGSIASVNMLDLFNFTFLESDVEELYESDEFYVAVLVNGGRIQISKESGRVVEVNQLTNNRTVPYSRIIYEGYAQIEGFQLPRKITIFSQDGQSRATLLVQNLEINEELPELGIELPGDIPIYR from the coding sequence ATGGCTTCAAATATCCCAACCGTCATTGCGAACGAAGTGAAACAATCTCCAAGTGCTTGTCAAAGGGAGGGGATTGCTTCGCAGGCTCGCAATAACGATTCTCATACTCAGAATTTTTCGAAAAGCAGATCCTTTCCAGTACTTTGTCTACTGCTTCTTGTCATGATTTCGTGTAGCTCATCGCGTGAGATGATTGATGATGAGGATTTGAATGAAGCTGAGATTTCGGTCAGTGAGTTGCTGGAATTTGTACCTGACTATCGCGAATCTCTTCAAACCATTTCGGGAAACGGACGTGCATTTGTCAGCGAACCCGGAAACAGCGAACGCGTAGCTCTGCAGTTCTTATCTAACCGGAATGAAAGCCTGATTACTGTACGTACAAGTGTTGGGATTGAGGGAGGACAAATTTATGTGGATTCCGATTCGCTTCTGGTTTATAACCGAGTGGACAAATATGCCGAAAAAGTGCCTTTGAATCAGGGAAAGCTTACAAGTGTGGGGTCAATTGCATCTGTAAATATGCTTGACCTTTTTAATTTTACATTTCTTGAATCAGATGTAGAGGAGTTGTATGAATCGGACGAATTTTATGTAGCTGTTCTTGTGAATGGAGGACGAATTCAAATATCAAAAGAGTCCGGCAGGGTTGTGGAAGTAAACCAGCTAACGAACAACCGAACGGTTCCCTACAGCCGAATTATTTACGAGGGATATGCTCAGATCGAAGGTTTTCAACTGCCAAGAAAAATCACGATTTTTAGTCAGGACGGACAATCAAGAGCCACACTGCTGGTTCAGAATTTAGAAATCAACGAAGAGTTACCCGAGCTCGGTATTGAGCTCCCCGGCGATATTCCCATTTACAGATGA
- a CDS encoding MFS transporter: MKNKSALATVFLVVVIDLLGFGIVLPLLPFYAQEFSASAVTIGLLYSVYSFMQLIFSPIWGSWSDRIGRRPIMLMSTLGAVIAYTIFGFAESLGVLFVSRIVAGTMGGNISTAQAYIADITDNENRARGMGLIGAAFGIGFVIGPATATGLIHPAFHEFITNIGFVDFASWMEVNRFALPGFFAAFLSFCSFLMVLFKLPETVDKSAPKEDTYRRPSVFAPRFWRLLSEQKGSSARGFLIPLIIGFFLLSFGESSLYSSFPLFAESELHMNAEDVGIQFFYIGIIAVIVQGFLIRPLTKVFSEEKIFLVGNILMVIGLGLIPLAHNMITLAVFLCLMALGKSLNTPTITSLISQEASENNYGAVMGASQGLSGLGRMIGPTWGGALFAAYFGAPFIATAVIVAGTVWIAGGLIFKEKSQP, encoded by the coding sequence ATGAAGAATAAATCTGCTCTTGCTACCGTCTTTCTTGTTGTGGTAATCGATCTCTTGGGATTTGGAATCGTTCTGCCACTTCTCCCCTTTTATGCACAAGAATTTTCTGCCTCAGCGGTAACCATTGGCCTCCTCTACAGTGTCTACTCATTCATGCAGCTTATTTTTTCGCCGATTTGGGGAAGTTGGTCAGACCGGATTGGCCGACGCCCGATCATGTTAATGAGCACACTTGGCGCTGTTATCGCTTACACTATTTTTGGATTTGCAGAATCCCTTGGGGTTTTGTTTGTATCCAGAATTGTGGCCGGAACCATGGGTGGAAATATCTCCACCGCCCAGGCCTATATTGCCGATATAACCGACAACGAAAATCGCGCCCGAGGCATGGGGCTAATCGGGGCGGCCTTTGGGATCGGGTTTGTGATTGGTCCGGCAACAGCCACCGGGTTGATTCACCCGGCTTTTCATGAGTTTATTACCAACATCGGTTTTGTTGATTTCGCGAGTTGGATGGAAGTGAACCGATTTGCACTACCCGGCTTTTTTGCCGCTTTCCTATCCTTTTGCAGCTTTCTGATGGTGCTCTTCAAACTTCCCGAAACTGTTGATAAATCAGCTCCTAAAGAAGATACATATCGCAGACCCAGTGTTTTTGCACCCCGGTTCTGGCGATTGCTTTCAGAGCAAAAAGGTTCATCTGCCCGGGGATTTCTCATTCCTTTAATTATTGGTTTTTTCCTTCTCTCTTTTGGTGAATCAAGTTTATATAGTTCATTTCCACTCTTTGCAGAATCAGAACTGCACATGAATGCCGAAGATGTTGGTATCCAATTCTTCTATATCGGGATTATTGCGGTCATCGTCCAAGGCTTTTTGATCCGGCCATTGACCAAAGTCTTTTCAGAAGAGAAGATTTTCCTGGTTGGCAATATTCTGATGGTGATTGGACTTGGGTTGATTCCTCTGGCCCACAACATGATTACCCTGGCTGTTTTTCTCTGTTTGATGGCTCTCGGAAAAAGTCTAAATACCCCAACCATTACCAGCCTGATTTCTCAGGAAGCGAGCGAAAATAATTACGGCGCCGTAATGGGAGCATCCCAGGGACTCTCCGGACTTGGACGAATGATTGGCCCAACGTGGGGAGGAGCTTTATTCGCAGCTTACTTTGGAGCACCTTTCATCGCCACGGCAGTAATTGTTGCCGGCACGGTCTGGATTGCCGGCGGATTGATTTTCAAGGAGAAGTCTCAACCATAA
- a CDS encoding lactonase family protein, with protein MESPVTLSLLAVALLLMAGCTQQQVENRPETDTNYYLFVGTYTGEGSDGIYLYEFNSEDGSVIPVDTAKGISNPSYLTLTPDHSFLYAVNEEADSADASVSAFSFDKENAEITFLNKQSSRGGAPCYVSTDQSGKAVFVGNYLGGSLAMFPVEEDGSLADPKSTTVHEGSSVNENRQNSPHVHCTVISPDNKTLFVTDLGTDTVTGYAFDSDSLTLQNTPSTIFVTEPGAGPRHLTFHPGGEYAYLVNELNGTVVAFSYDGESLVELQTISTLPENYEGSFSGADIHVSADGRFLYTSNREDLNNIVIYSIDQNSGLLKKVGEHSSGGAHPRNFMIDPSGSFLLVANRNTDNIVIFARDQESGLISPTGTEVSVSQPVSLQMVPID; from the coding sequence ATGGAATCTCCTGTAACGCTTTCCTTACTTGCGGTAGCTTTGCTATTGATGGCAGGCTGTACCCAACAACAAGTTGAAAATCGGCCGGAAACAGACACAAATTATTACCTGTTTGTAGGCACATATACAGGCGAAGGCAGTGACGGTATTTACCTGTATGAATTCAATTCAGAAGATGGCTCCGTCATACCGGTCGATACAGCAAAAGGCATTTCCAATCCATCCTACCTGACCCTCACTCCCGATCACTCCTTTTTGTATGCTGTAAATGAGGAAGCTGATTCAGCAGATGCATCCGTCAGTGCATTCTCATTTGATAAGGAAAATGCTGAAATTACATTTCTCAACAAACAATCCAGTCGTGGTGGGGCCCCCTGCTATGTCAGCACCGATCAAAGCGGAAAAGCCGTATTTGTCGGAAACTATTTGGGCGGATCATTGGCGATGTTTCCGGTTGAGGAAGATGGGTCACTCGCCGACCCCAAATCGACAACTGTGCATGAGGGAAGCAGCGTAAATGAAAATCGCCAGAACTCACCTCACGTTCATTGTACGGTCATCTCTCCTGATAATAAAACACTTTTTGTAACCGATCTTGGAACGGATACCGTCACCGGTTATGCGTTTGATAGTGATTCATTAACATTGCAAAATACACCTTCCACCATTTTTGTCACGGAACCCGGCGCCGGCCCCCGGCATCTCACATTTCATCCAGGAGGTGAGTATGCTTACCTGGTAAATGAATTGAACGGCACCGTGGTTGCTTTCTCCTACGATGGAGAATCACTAGTGGAACTGCAAACCATCAGCACTTTGCCAGAGAATTATGAAGGCTCATTTTCCGGGGCTGATATTCACGTTTCTGCCGACGGCCGATTTCTTTATACCTCCAACCGCGAAGACCTGAACAACATTGTGATTTACTCCATTGATCAGAATTCGGGATTGCTGAAAAAAGTTGGAGAACATTCATCCGGTGGTGCGCATCCCCGAAACTTTATGATTGACCCCAGTGGCTCTTTCCTTCTCGTTGCCAATCGAAATACAGATAATATTGTGATTTTTGCAAGGGACCAGGAATCCGGTTTGATTTCTCCGACCGGAACTGAAGTCAGCGTTTCTCAACCTGTCAGCTTACAAATGGTTCCCATCGATTGA
- a CDS encoding tetratricopeptide repeat protein, which produces MTRKSLQLLLVFLLLFPAVMKAQDSITIDDEQAQALEYYIQGINDFENQDYELALDKLTAAHLKLSDHAGVNYALSDVYLETGDYTNAAYYGQIAADLEPENKWYHLHLARVYDQSGRNEQAVNSLKKILEYHPNDIDVLYRLATNYTDIGELEKSNEMLDQILELRGNTFEIHLAKFQNYNALNQTENALEELHNMRELHPGNLSTLHTISQFYLELDREEEAKEVLFEARNRNPNDTNTLILLAEIFINNNEWEELGDTFVMMMKNPMINPPQKMELVRFMMVKYQNEPEQDVLEQQVQKVIETLGEEEPDYAPAQLVSADYYLQQNDMENALINLERATEINPEQAEAWAQRIQILFSLGRYGEVINLSQEANEHAPDNAFIQFFTGTSFMFEGQHEQAETWLENATMAPSRREFRSAIYGTLGDVKQQLDKWQETVDAYERALRLDSENYTAMNNYAYYLSVREENLEKALELATKAVGSDPQNPSFLDTLGWVYFQMENYSQAQNYIQQSIDSGDASAEVFEHMGDVHEALGNDEQAREWWQKALEDDPGRTHLNEKLEQI; this is translated from the coding sequence ATGACAAGAAAATCTCTACAGTTACTACTCGTATTCCTGCTTCTATTCCCTGCGGTGATGAAGGCGCAGGATAGCATAACCATTGACGACGAGCAGGCTCAAGCGCTGGAATATTACATCCAGGGCATCAACGATTTTGAAAACCAGGATTACGAACTGGCGCTGGATAAACTGACGGCCGCCCATCTAAAATTGTCCGATCACGCCGGGGTGAATTACGCTCTTTCGGATGTGTACCTGGAAACGGGAGATTACACGAATGCAGCTTACTACGGACAAATCGCCGCCGATCTCGAACCGGAAAATAAGTGGTATCACCTGCACCTTGCGCGCGTGTACGATCAATCGGGCCGGAATGAACAGGCAGTTAATTCACTGAAGAAAATCCTCGAATATCACCCGAATGATATTGATGTGCTTTACCGGCTGGCCACGAATTATACAGATATTGGTGAGCTGGAGAAGTCAAACGAAATGCTTGATCAAATCCTGGAATTGAGAGGAAACACATTTGAAATACACCTCGCCAAGTTCCAGAATTACAATGCGCTCAATCAGACCGAAAATGCTCTTGAGGAGCTCCATAATATGCGGGAGCTGCATCCCGGAAATTTGAGTACCCTGCATACCATCAGCCAGTTTTACCTGGAGTTGGACAGGGAAGAAGAAGCGAAAGAGGTTTTGTTTGAAGCCCGTAATCGCAATCCCAATGATACAAACACGCTGATTTTATTGGCCGAGATTTTCATCAACAATAACGAGTGGGAAGAATTGGGAGACACGTTTGTGATGATGATGAAAAACCCGATGATCAATCCGCCGCAAAAAATGGAGCTGGTCCGGTTTATGATGGTGAAATATCAGAATGAGCCGGAACAGGATGTGCTTGAACAGCAGGTTCAAAAAGTGATTGAAACACTCGGTGAAGAAGAACCGGATTATGCACCGGCTCAACTGGTATCTGCCGATTATTACCTGCAACAGAATGACATGGAAAATGCGCTGATCAATCTTGAGCGGGCTACGGAAATCAATCCCGAACAAGCCGAGGCATGGGCACAGCGAATCCAGATACTGTTTAGCCTTGGGCGTTACGGGGAAGTGATCAACCTCTCGCAAGAGGCAAATGAACATGCCCCCGATAATGCATTTATCCAGTTTTTTACCGGTACTTCGTTCATGTTTGAAGGCCAACATGAGCAAGCAGAAACCTGGCTGGAAAATGCAACGATGGCACCATCACGGCGTGAATTCAGATCGGCCATTTACGGAACACTGGGTGATGTAAAACAGCAACTCGACAAATGGCAAGAAACCGTGGATGCATATGAACGTGCACTGCGCCTCGATTCGGAGAATTACACGGCGATGAATAACTATGCATATTACTTATCTGTCCGCGAAGAAAATCTTGAAAAAGCCCTGGAACTGGCTACAAAAGCTGTCGGTTCCGATCCCCAAAATCCTTCATTTCTGGACACGCTCGGCTGGGTCTATTTCCAGATGGAAAATTATTCCCAGGCTCAAAATTATATTCAGCAATCCATCGACAGCGGTGATGCAAGTGCCGAAGTTTTTGAGCACATGGGAGATGTTCACGAGGCACTCGGCAATGATGAGCAGGCCCGCGAGTGGTGGCAAAAAGCCCTCGAGGATGATCCCGGCCGTACCCATCTCAATGAAAAACTGGAACAGATTTGA
- a CDS encoding M28 family peptidase has translation MRFFLLSLFLFSFASLQAQIPDQLKGFHDDRVSSQLENEQFLINQLSPEIYRKHLYNLTQRPHIAGTVNSRKVIAYMSESMETAGLKVNQYDYDAWMPRPGSVEISIVKPIRMPLNNQEYIFDEDPYSEDFELVHGWNAFSGSGNVTSEVVYANFGRKEDFKQLEELGIDVTGKIVIARYGGNFRGYKAKFAEDAGAAGLIIYTDPENGGYVNGLTYPEGRYSDESTIQRGSILTLDYYGDPLTPFEPALPLDSDDSVERLEQSEVDFHTIPVAPIGYGAAKEIFARMEGEPVPQDWQGGLPYTYRLTGGKGLQVNLNVDQPHDFTRISNVVGTIEGSEYPDEWIILGSHHDAWGFGATDPNSGTAMLLTLADGFGQLLNNGWKPKRSILIGHWDAEEFMLIGSSEWVEDLREELGANSILYLNADMSVTGPNFRSSASPSLKDPIIEATKVVPHPDYADSAIYDTWIRPGQETPSMGNLGGGSDHVGFYMHLGIPSAGVSISGSVPVYHSNFDSFHFYESFIDSTFSYGPALSGVYGVVASRFADADILPYDLARYAEDISGHIGALERRANDLERGLQTESLKETIAEIDSVSSSIESHFPDFIASNPDQSLLNEINQKLIKVERSFLDEKGLPFSAWQKSLYVSTDPWSGYASWMIPGVRYVIEDDRSDDELNQELNRFNAAVERLLHSLKEIENALNIEQ, from the coding sequence ATGCGATTTTTCCTGCTTAGCCTGTTTCTTTTTTCATTCGCTTCCCTGCAAGCTCAGATTCCTGACCAACTAAAAGGCTTTCATGACGATAGGGTATCGTCTCAGCTTGAAAATGAACAATTCCTGATCAATCAACTGTCCCCGGAAATCTATCGAAAACACCTCTACAATCTGACGCAACGCCCGCATATTGCAGGGACTGTAAACAGCCGGAAGGTGATTGCGTACATGAGTGAATCCATGGAAACTGCCGGGTTGAAAGTAAATCAATACGATTACGATGCATGGATGCCCCGCCCCGGATCTGTTGAGATTTCTATTGTTAAACCAATTCGAATGCCTCTCAATAACCAAGAATATATTTTTGATGAGGATCCTTATTCTGAGGATTTCGAACTGGTTCATGGTTGGAATGCTTTTAGCGGATCAGGCAATGTAACCTCCGAAGTTGTATATGCAAATTTCGGAAGAAAAGAAGACTTTAAACAACTTGAAGAGCTTGGAATTGATGTTACCGGCAAAATTGTCATTGCCAGATATGGCGGAAACTTCCGGGGCTACAAAGCAAAATTTGCTGAAGATGCAGGAGCAGCCGGACTGATCATTTATACCGATCCGGAAAATGGTGGATATGTGAACGGGCTCACCTATCCCGAGGGGCGATACAGTGATGAAAGCACGATTCAGCGCGGTTCTATTTTAACATTGGATTATTATGGAGATCCTCTTACACCGTTTGAACCCGCACTTCCCTTAGATAGCGATGATTCCGTAGAGCGATTGGAACAAAGTGAAGTTGATTTTCACACAATTCCTGTTGCCCCAATCGGATACGGTGCTGCCAAAGAAATCTTTGCCAGAATGGAGGGAGAGCCTGTTCCACAAGACTGGCAGGGCGGTCTTCCTTATACCTACAGGTTAACGGGTGGAAAAGGGTTACAAGTAAATCTGAATGTAGATCAACCTCACGATTTTACCAGGATTTCAAATGTTGTAGGTACAATTGAAGGTTCTGAGTATCCTGACGAGTGGATTATCTTGGGCTCTCATCATGATGCCTGGGGATTTGGAGCTACTGATCCCAATAGTGGAACAGCAATGTTATTAACACTGGCTGACGGGTTCGGTCAACTTCTTAACAATGGCTGGAAGCCGAAACGAAGTATTTTAATCGGCCACTGGGATGCCGAAGAGTTTATGTTAATCGGTTCGTCCGAATGGGTTGAAGACCTGCGGGAAGAACTCGGTGCAAATTCCATTCTTTATCTGAATGCAGATATGTCAGTGACCGGACCAAATTTCAGATCGTCAGCCTCCCCTTCTCTGAAAGATCCTATTATTGAAGCTACAAAAGTAGTACCGCATCCCGATTATGCTGATTCTGCCATTTACGATACCTGGATTCGTCCCGGTCAGGAAACACCTTCTATGGGTAATCTCGGCGGAGGGTCCGATCATGTTGGATTTTACATGCATCTCGGGATTCCATCAGCCGGAGTTTCAATATCAGGAAGTGTTCCGGTGTATCACAGCAATTTCGATTCGTTTCATTTTTATGAGTCATTCATCGACAGTACGTTTAGTTATGGCCCCGCATTATCCGGTGTGTATGGAGTAGTTGCTTCAAGATTTGCTGATGCGGACATCCTGCCATACGATCTTGCCCGATATGCCGAAGATATTTCCGGTCACATCGGCGCTCTGGAACGCCGTGCCAATGACCTGGAACGGGGGCTTCAAACCGAATCGCTTAAAGAAACCATCGCCGAAATCGATAGCGTCTCTTCTTCCATAGAATCCCATTTTCCAGACTTCATCGCATCCAATCCGGATCAGTCTCTGCTCAATGAAATCAACCAAAAACTGATTAAGGTAGAGCGCTCTTTTTTGGATGAGAAAGGACTTCCATTCAGCGCGTGGCAAAAATCACTGTATGTTTCTACCGATCCATGGAGCGGTTACGCCTCCTGGATGATTCCCGGTGTGCGATATGTGATTGAAGATGACCGGAGTGATGATGAGCTAAATCAAGAGCTGAATAGGTTTAATGCGGCTGTTGAACGATTACTTCATTCGCTGAAGGAGATTGAGAATGCTTTAAATATCGAACAGTGA
- a CDS encoding methyltransferase domain-containing protein, whose translation MNLVFPNSGAIGKQFQYVQGDALDMHMFEDKSFDVVFSNSVIEHVGSFENQRRFADEVRRVGKAYWVQTPDC comes from the coding sequence TTGAATCTTGTCTTTCCCAACTCTGGAGCGATTGGTAAACAATTCCAATATGTACAAGGTGATGCTCTGGATATGCATATGTTCGAGGATAAAAGCTTTGACGTGGTTTTCTCCAACAGTGTGATTGAACATGTGGGTTCATTTGAAAATCAACGCCGGTTTGCTGATGAAGTCCGGCGCGTGGGAAAAGCCTATTGGGTTCAAACACCCGACTGTTAA
- a CDS encoding NAD(P)-dependent oxidoreductase: protein MTVYIADKLPPEAISELENLGQNVINNPTASASDLDNGLEDANVLIVRSTVVSKSCIEKSPNLSLIVRAGAGVNNIDIAAASNLGIYVANCPGKNAIAVAELTMGLIIGLDRYLADNVADFKAGKWNKATYSKADGLFGKVLGIVGTGQIGTEVITRAKAFGMPVVAWSRSLTPKKAEELEIIHAKSIEEVASKCDVLSVHLAINADTKGVISKDVLSSLKDGACFINTSRAGIVDEEALYQELKSGRIKAGLDVFSDEPEFKQGEFSSRFQELANVYVTHHIGASTNQAQLAVASDAVDIVRGYVQEGHVRNWLNRCEQTESPWQLVVRHYDKPGVIANVMSEIRKAKINAQELTNVIFEGKQTACCTIQLDAEPSSEIMKNIRTRQNEVISATLIQL, encoded by the coding sequence ATGACTGTTTATATTGCAGATAAGCTGCCACCTGAAGCCATTTCCGAACTTGAGAACCTGGGACAAAATGTAATTAACAACCCCACAGCTTCAGCGTCTGATCTTGACAACGGACTCGAAGATGCTAACGTGTTAATCGTCCGCTCAACTGTTGTTAGCAAATCCTGTATTGAGAAAAGCCCGAATTTAAGTTTGATTGTCCGGGCCGGAGCCGGAGTTAACAATATCGATATTGCTGCCGCAAGCAATTTGGGTATTTACGTTGCCAACTGTCCGGGAAAAAATGCCATTGCCGTTGCAGAATTAACAATGGGATTGATTATCGGCCTTGACCGGTATCTTGCAGACAATGTAGCCGATTTCAAAGCCGGTAAATGGAATAAAGCTACTTACAGTAAAGCCGATGGATTATTTGGAAAGGTTTTGGGAATTGTGGGCACCGGCCAAATCGGAACGGAAGTCATAACCCGTGCAAAAGCTTTTGGAATGCCGGTAGTTGCCTGGTCGCGATCACTCACTCCTAAGAAAGCGGAAGAACTTGAGATCATTCACGCCAAAAGCATCGAAGAAGTGGCTTCCAAATGTGATGTTCTGAGCGTTCATCTCGCTATCAATGCGGATACAAAGGGCGTCATCTCCAAAGATGTTCTTTCCAGCTTAAAAGACGGCGCGTGTTTCATCAACACTTCACGCGCAGGAATTGTGGACGAAGAGGCGCTTTACCAGGAACTAAAATCAGGACGAATCAAAGCGGGACTGGATGTTTTCAGTGATGAACCCGAGTTCAAGCAGGGAGAATTTTCAAGCCGATTCCAGGAATTAGCCAATGTATATGTAACGCATCATATTGGCGCCAGCACAAACCAGGCCCAGCTCGCCGTTGCTTCCGATGCTGTGGATATTGTCCGGGGCTATGTTCAGGAAGGTCATGTTCGTAACTGGCTAAACCGCTGTGAACAGACCGAATCACCATGGCAGCTTGTGGTTCGGCATTACGACAAACCGGGTGTGATTGCAAATGTGATGAGTGAAATTCGCAAGGCAAAAATCAACGCACAGGAATTAACCAATGTTATTTTTGAGGGAAAACAAACCGCCTGCTGTACGATTCAACTCGATGCTGAACCCTCATCAGAAATCATGAAAAATATTCGAACCCGGCAGAATGAAGTAATCAGCGCAACACTGATTCAGTTATAA